The following is a genomic window from Prunus persica cultivar Lovell chromosome G7, Prunus_persica_NCBIv2, whole genome shotgun sequence.
CGCCGCGGTAAAGGAGGGAAGGAATGAAGTTGTTCCACAATAGAGCCGAGGTTGTTAGTGGCGGTAAGTTGGTCGTGGCCCATGGCGGCAATGAGATTGTCATGAGATGCAGTGCCTCCTTGGATGACGGAACCTAGATGGGAAGCTCCTCCTTGTGTCGTTGCGGGGTTGTGGTTGTGGATCTTGAATATGGCTGTAAGGCTATGTAGGAAATGGCTAGTTGACTGCCTCCTCTTGTGGCTACAAGGCGATGCTGCTGGAACGGTGCTCTCAATGAGAAGGAAGACAGTGGCAGAGCCAAGTGGCCGAAGCCGTGTGTTGTGACACTTAACCATgtgggagagaggagagagagagtggcgACGGCAAGGGGAGAGAGGGTTTTTTCGGGTGAGAAAGCGTTACCTCAAATGTCTTGTAtggctaggtatttatagCCTCCTTGTGTGCTAGAGGTTTGGAAGAATAATCCTTATTTGGTTTGGATTATTCTTCCCAAAAAGATGATATGAATTACTTCAAGAGATTTGGTGGAGTTTGATTTCTTGATTTAGGGAGATATTCCTATCTTACATtaaggccccgtttggttcatgggaaaggagaGTTGgggatgagaaatcaattgctttcccatgtttaGTAAGTGTAGGCATGAGAAATCGTTGCCTAGCCAATGGGAAAGTAAGGGGGAAAGTGAAACCATCCtcccaacttgggttttgttttatcTCCttatgggaaagtttgggaaaatgagtcaatattaaataaacatttttcatgaccattttgttcCCATTatcaatttagaattacaacaAATCATTAAatacattctttttttatttgatttaatatgggtataattaaaaatttatacaaactttgttttccattcctactcaaaacaaacatgggaaaggaaataagTGATATTTCCCGGTTACTTTCCTAGTATTACCAAATGTGAGAAATGAATCTTCTATTTCTTATCCCTTAggaaatgacatgggaaatAATTTTCTCTCAAATTCATTTTGTGAACCAAATGGGGtctaaaaataatttctttaattatatagGAATTAATTTGccctaagaaatttttttttctatttgttatCTTGGTCGGTAAAATATATGTTCCCGCAATGTGTATCCAATCAAGTTATTACaattattttggttgttttgcTGCCAATAAATGTGCTAGCATTTTCATATGAGTCATCATCACGATTGCCAATTGATTGACTTTCATTTTACACATTTTTTAAATGTGTATTTTAAAAGTTGAGCAGTATGGGTGATTCAAATTTCGTCCGTATCTCAATAAAGTTGAGTAGCAAAAGAATTCTGGATAAAGTCTTCAATTCCATTCGTACACGCATTAGtaacttatttatttactcCAAACGATAAGATATTTTATTCCATAGCCatatatcaaaaaataataaatacatcatgaagcaaccaaaaggGGAGTGAGAGTGCTTTTTTCAGGTAGTGGTGTGGTAGGATTCATTTAAGTTCATGAGTTGTTTTAGTGTTTCAGTTATGTTGAGTTTATAGGCTTTTTTTGGGCTTATAGTAAATTATAGTGATGTCGACTAGTAATTTTAGTgtggtttttgtttatttagttttgtttttcacaTGTTAATTAGTTACCCTCTtaaaattgttattttaaatgtCACGTTgatatctttaattatattgTTGCATTTTATCTAAAGAAGTTTATAtttgatataaataaaaaataaaaaaaggggagTCGGAGAGCAGCCAGCAACTCTGAGCTGCATGATTGCAATTCCTTGGCCCTTTTACTTTTTACCAAATATAATCTCATCTTCTATTCCATGccaattatttaaaaactGTTCACACGGCATCACATTGTGATGGATGAGTCATTATCCAAACGAGTGGTTTGCATAAAATTAACTTACTATTTGGTTAACCTCCAATAATTCAAGATTTTCTTTCACCGATGACATCAAGCCAATACGAAGCAGCCAAATGGAGAACTTTGGGAGCGTGTGGCCCCCACTGGAATGGATCTAGTTATGCCTTTTTCCCATCCAACAGGACCAATCAAAATCATTACGTACGCAATTCTAATTCCCGGTTTATTCTTTATTGGTATTTTTTGGACTGCTTCAATTACCTATATTGGCAAAgcagaataaaataaaagaaaaagaaagaaaaagaaagaaaaaatcagaaaaaacaCCAACTTCAGATTATTTTGGGTTGTTTTCTGAACGAACAAACCACCACCAACccaaagggaaaaaggggaAAATCCACCCTTTCTTTCCTTGATCTGCCCGCTTCCCGTTTTGTACAGAGGCCTCAAAAATCTATATCAGATTATGTATACGGGAGGGAAGGCAGGTTGAATTTGATTTAGTGTATATAAgttctgatttttttgtaatttgtttttcttttagatGAAATAATTGAAGTTATCATTagtatcaaatcaaaacaaagaaacccaTTTTGTATCTTTTGCTTAGGACGCCAAAAGGCAGTCTTGGAAGATCAAATTTGTTAGCTTTCTTGGAGAAAAATTGagtttgtgggttttgtgtgaTGGGTTTATTAGTTGATTCGAAAGAGGGTGGTGGAGGAGGAAGCGGAAAACAGGGTTCATGGGGTGGTCTGAATAGTTTGATAAGGAGGAAACAGGTGGACTCGGTTCACGTGAAGTCTGGGGGTCAACAGTTGGCCAAGGAGTTGACTATTCCCCATCTTGTTGCAATTGGTAAACTTTTCCTTctaaatcattttctgataCATGTGTTTTGTCTTTGCATATGCGTTTGGATAATCTCATATTAAACTGTTcatgttaatttgtttttgtatttaagATGATCAAGTGTTTGTTCCTCGCTATATTCTTGTAATTGGTATTAGATTTTGCTCTCCTGTGTTTATTCCTTTTTCCTCTCAACTTTATCTTCCTGCTCTGTGCCTCGCTTTGAAGTTCAGATTTATGTTATGcttaagtttttctttatttatgcACCCTTCATCATAAAATTACTCATTTACTACCAATCTCTTGCGTATGATTTTGTTCTTACTAAGTTTTAACGGCATAATTTATATTGATGGCCTATTGTGTATTATGCACATACACCCACTCATGCACTCAAATGTCAGCACCACTTTAAATTTTTGACTTAAATAATGAAACAAGCTACTTCCCTTTATTGGACATCATGGTTTATTTGTCTTTCACAAATAGCTTATTGTTAGTTCTCATATAACTTGATTAGGAGTTGGCTCGACGATCGGAGCAGGAGTCTATATTCTTGTTGGAACAGTGGCTAGGGAGCACTCTGGACCAGCCCTGGCAATTTCCTTTCTAATAGCTGGAATAGCTGCAGCTCTTTCAGCCTTTTGTTATGCTGAGCTTGCAAGTCGCTGCCCTTCTGCTGGGAGCGCCTATCACTATACGTACATATGCATTGGAGAAGGGTAATTTCTCAGTATTCTCTGTCACTAAAGTGTCGTGCATagcaattttaaaagaaaaggaagagtaAAGTTTAGCATTCTTGTTCAAGAAAAGATTCTTGTACTGACCTATTTACATTGAGACTTTTCATTTGCATCGGTTAGTGATATCAGAACTATCATTGTTTGCAGTGTTGCTTGGTTGGTCGGTTGGGCTTTGATTTTAGAATATACAATTGGTGGTTCAGCTGTTGCTCGTGGCATATCCCCTAATCTGGTACAGTTGATTTACTTTTAAGTATCTAATTTATGTATTATGCAAAACAAGACTTCTTGTAACTTTTCCTTCCGTGAAGCTTGGAGCATATTCTGCTGAGCTGGAACTGGTAGAACTTGCAAATTTATCCTAATTATTTTAGAGTgaaccatatctctctctctctctctctctctctctctctcgctctgtttcttttttggggtagTTTTATCTGGTTTTAAACATCTAACGGCCATAGTATGTACTTTACTTCCTTTATGTATACAAGTATATGGGCAATTCTTCTGAGATACTAGCTCACAATAAAGTGAATGCCATATGTGCTCCTGTCTTGGTTGAAATTTGGGCTAGGATTTTAAATTCCTTGAATTAGAATGACCCCTTCATTGGATAGGAACTTCTGATTCTGCTCCAGTTTATCAGTAAGGGAGAACACtgtaatattttttcttgttttaattttgagtttatttCCATGATTCTTCCTGCATGCTTTGACAATTTTCAAGAAATAAGTATGTGGAATATGTCcttatgtatttgtttttcttcctcaAGGCATTACTTTTTGGAGGAGAGGACAGTCTGCCTGCTTTTATAGCCCGGCAATATATTCCTGCGCTCGATATGGTGGTTGACCCCTGTGCAGCAATTTTAGTATTTATTGTCACAGGGCTCTTGTGTGTGGGAATCAAGGAGGTACTTATAtatcttctttgttttctttttgcgtagaaatttttttttcttaaacttgcCAAATATATTTGTCCTTTTTTGTGTAATTGAACACTTAATTTCTGCAGAGTACGGTGGCACAAGGCATTGTGACGATAGCAAATGTATGTGCAATGATATTTGTCATAGTGGCTGGTACTTACTTGGGCTTCAAGACTGGCTGGGCTGGATATGAACTTCCTACTGGGTATTTGGCATCCCTATTTGTATATCTactcttttactttttctaaaggaaaattttcagttgtccTTCCTCTTTATTGATTTAACAGGTACTTTCCCTTTGGGGTGAATGGTATGCTTGCTGGGTCAGCAACTGTCTTTTTTGCATACATTGGTTTTGATACAGTTGCCAGCGCTGCTGAAGAGGTATGCCATCCAAAATGTCATTTTTATAAGTACTGTAGAGATGTTTTAACTCGTGTAGAATTTGAATTATGCCTTCATGTATTTCGAAAGGTGAAGAATCCTCAACGAGATTTGCCACTGGGTATTGGTGCTGCCCTCTCTATTTGCTGTGCGttatatatgttggtttcaATAGTCATTGTTGGTTTAGTGCCTTATCATGCAATGGATCCTGACACACCCATCTCTACTGCATTTGCTAGTCATGGGATGCAATGGGCTGCGTAAGTGAATAATTTTATGGTGCTTGCAATTTCTTTACATATCTTTGGGTAATTAAGTTAAGCTTTGGGAATTGAAGGTTATTTTCCTGTTTGTGGTTGAAGGTATGTGATAACTGCTGGAGCTGTTACTGCTCTCTGCTCAACATTGATGGGTTCTATTCTGCCTCAGGTATTCTTTGTTGATCTTTTGTCATGTTCCTTTTATCTCTTCCTTTTCAAGAGCTACAAAGTATGGTCTTAGCCCTCTTCTGCTTGTTTATTACAATGAATCTCCTATCACTTGTACCACtgattaatatattttatttttcattattctatttaatttgattttgtttgatgaaatatTGATGCCTTTCATATTCTTATGCTTAGCCACGAATCCTGATGGCAATGGCTAGAGATGGATTGCTGCCATCATTTTTCTCAGATATTAATAAACGCACTCAAGTTCCTGTGAAGAGTACAATCGCAACTGGGATTGGTGCTGCGGTCTTGGCATTCTTTATGGATGTTTCACAGTTGGCAGGAATGGTAAGTTTCATGGAAAGATCTAGTATTGTTGAGGTGGATAATTTGTTTACTCTTTGCTCTGCTAAAAGGCATACGAGTATTCTTAATTTTAATGCTATAGTTTGTGGTTACCAGACTGTAACTTTATCAAGGGGGTTCCCATTGCATG
Proteins encoded in this region:
- the LOC18769724 gene encoding cationic amino acid transporter 2, vacuolar, with amino-acid sequence MYTGGKAVDSKEGGGGGSGKQGSWGGLNSLIRRKQVDSVHVKSGGQQLAKELTIPHLVAIGVGSTIGAGVYILVGTVAREHSGPALAISFLIAGIAAALSAFCYAELASRCPSAGSAYHYTYICIGEGVAWLVGWALILEYTIGGSAVARGISPNLALLFGGEDSLPAFIARQYIPALDMVVDPCAAILVFIVTGLLCVGIKESTVAQGIVTIANVCAMIFVIVAGTYLGFKTGWAGYELPTGYFPFGVNGMLAGSATVFFAYIGFDTVASAAEEVKNPQRDLPLGIGAALSICCALYMLVSIVIVGLVPYHAMDPDTPISTAFASHGMQWAAYVITAGAVTALCSTLMGSILPQPRILMAMARDGLLPSFFSDINKRTQVPVKSTIATGIGAAVLAFFMDVSQLAGMVSVGTLLAFTMVAICVLILRYVPPDEVPLPSSLQESIDSVSSWQGRNSHEISEEDPKAHVGSSKESTKPLLDKVDILVELPLIEKQLPFVNYTISEDNRRKIAGWTIMFTCVGVLLLTYSASDLGLPGFLRYTLCGAGGILLLLGLVVLTFIDQDEARHNFGHTGGFICPFVPLLPIVCILINVYLLINLGADTWARVTIWLLVGVVIYVFYGRTHSSLEDAIYVPAAHADEIFRSSENYVS